The following proteins come from a genomic window of Triticum aestivum cultivar Chinese Spring chromosome 6A, IWGSC CS RefSeq v2.1, whole genome shotgun sequence:
- the LOC123130134 gene encoding uncharacterized protein — protein MASYSSSSAWSTSSWCGTPSPASATSSTPLQAPARALSARVNGAVLRDARVDDDFKVVLVAVEGSRAIACVYSSKTRDWGNLVSTMLPPKGFMGSPPAMNFSKMHSLLVGDSLYWLLSDRPTSLTEAFSHAPCLEFDVERQSLTVGRVSGDLNYTKDHEISLITEKGGGLGLLTLSGCNAHFWRRNSEHDGDSSWVLGRTIELDNLLSLNPQKEAGRIFIEGFAEYNHVAVLSTPSSLYTVQFQPLEVKKLHNVGSQYHAFESVCTAGNGGRPDAADVAQNA, from the exons ATGGCCTCGTACTCATCTTCCTCGGCGTGGAGTACCAGTTCCTGGTGTGGGACCCCGTCACCGGCGTCCGCCACTTCATCGACCCCCCTCCAGGCTCCAGCACGGGCTCTGTCTGCACGGGTCAACGGAGCGGTGCTTCGAGATGCGAGAGTCGACGACGACTTCAAGGTTGTCCTGGTGGCCGTTGAGGGTTCACGAGCAATCGCCTGCGTCTACTCGTCCAAGACCCGTGATTGGGGTAATCTCGTCTCAACCATGCTTCCACCCAAGGGTTTTATGGGCAGCCCTCCTGCCATGAATTTTTCGAAGATGCACTCTCTGCTTGTTGGGGATTCCCTTTACTGGCTTCTCTCTGACAGGCCGACGAGCCTAACTGAGGCCTTCAGCCACGCTCCTTGCCTTGAGTTTGATGTGGAGAGGCAGAGCCTAACCGTGGGACGTGTGTCAGGAGACCTGAACTACACCAAAGACCATGAGATCTCTCTTATAACTGAAAAGGGTGGTGGACTTGGTTTACTCACGTTGTCAGGCTGCAATGCACACTTCTGGAGAAGAAACAGTGAGCATGATGGTGATTCTTCATGGGTGCTTGGAAGAACTATCGAACTAGACAATCTTCTCTCCTTGAATCCACAGAAGGAGGCGGGGCGCATATTCATAGAAGGGTTTGCTGAGTATAATCATGTGGCGGTCTTGTCTACTCCTTCCTCCCTCTACACGGTCCAGTTTCAGCCATTGGAGGTCAAGAAACTTCACAATGTAGGTTCTCAATATCATGCATTCGAAAGTGTCTGCACTGCAG GTAATGGCGGGCGGCCTGATGCAGCTGATGTTGCACAAAACGCTTAA